In the genome of Variovorax sp. PAMC26660, the window TCATGGTGGACGAGAAGGGCCTGTCGTGGCCCGCGCTGAACATCGGCGACCGCCGCTACTTCGGCCTCACGCTGGCCGAAGGCCGGCCGATGGTGTCGGCCGCGCTGCGCGGCTCGCTCACCGGCGAACCCATCATTGCCTTCACGCAGCCAGTGCGCAACGCCGGGGGCGTCTATGCGGTGCTGGGCGGCACGTTGCGGCTGTCCAGCCGCGACCTGCTCGACGGACTGGTCGACACACAGAGCGGCGACGCCGGTGTGCTCACCATCGTCACCGACACCCAGGGCCGGGTGCTGGCCCATCCTGATTCCAGGAAACTTCTGCACTCGATTTCCGACGAGCCCCGGCTGGCGCAAGCCTTCAAGGCATGGCTGGCCAGCGGCAGCCCAGTCGAGCCGCAGGGGCTCCTGCTGCCGCAGGCGCACGAGATCGTCAGCGCCGCCGGCGTGCCCGGGCCCGACTGGATCGTGTGGCGCGAGCGCTCTGAAGCCGAGGTGCTGGCGCCCGTCAAGGCTGCGCGCGAGCAAGCCACGATCTGGGCCGGCAGCCTTGTCGCCGTACTGTCCGTCGGGCTCTTCCTGACCTTATGGTGGCTGTTGCAGCCGCTGACGTTGCTGGAGCGGCGCGCACAGCACATGTTCGACGCGGGCATGAAGCCTGAAGATGGCTGGCCCGACGCTGATGGAGAGATCGGCAATCTCGGCAAGGTGCTGCGCCAGGTCGGCATCCAGCGGGCCGGGCTGGAACAGCTGAACAGCGAGATGATCAGCAAGCTGCGCTCGGTGATGCGCGCGGCGCCCATCGGCATCGCCTTCGTCCGCGACCGGCGTTTCGAACTGGTGAGCGACGAGCTGTGCCGCACGCTCGCCTATTCGACCGACCAGCTGCTGGGCCAGCCGGTCGACATGATCGTCGTGCCGCCGGAAGACGGACAGCCCGACCTCGCCACGCTGGAAAAAGAGGCTTTTGCGACCGGCAACTCCTACGTGGGCGAATGCCGCATGCGGCGTGGCGACGCCTCCCGCTTCTGGGCCCGGCTGCGCAGCCGGCCGGTCGATCCGGCGCACACGGATTTCGGCTCGATCTGGACACTGGTCAACATCGAAGAACAGCGCAGCGCCCGCCGTGCCCTCGAAT includes:
- a CDS encoding diguanylate cyclase translates to MKTDRLTRLESALGSLKARITMGGIMALVLGIGLITTILVGRTEHDLLESQRQREMSESVRTAALLGHNVLQLQRVLESVTAMLDEPTLRNPAALKEFMQSKPVMRNFFANIYLASPDGQVRIMVDEKGLSWPALNIGDRRYFGLTLAEGRPMVSAALRGSLTGEPIIAFTQPVRNAGGVYAVLGGTLRLSSRDLLDGLVDTQSGDAGVLTIVTDTQGRVLAHPDSRKLLHSISDEPRLAQAFKAWLASGSPVEPQGLLLPQAHEIVSAAGVPGPDWIVWRERSEAEVLAPVKAAREQATIWAGSLVAVLSVGLFLTLWWLLQPLTLLERRAQHMFDAGMKPEDGWPDADGEIGNLGKVLRQVGIQRAGLEQLNSEMISKLRSVMRAAPIGIAFVRDRRFELVSDELCRTLAYSTDQLLGQPVDMIVVPPEDGQPDLATLEKEAFATGNSYVGECRMRRGDASRFWARLRSRPVDPAHTDFGSIWTLVNIEEQRSARRALEWSAAHDGLTGLANRQRFDQQAQRLIAARPDSLPAALVFIDLDHFKAVNDTAGHISGDAMLRAAAAAIMSRVRSGDLAARIGGDEFALLLERCSHEAAVGVAEDIVASISAIALPWLSGSLQIGASIGVASLTPEIDTVNAWVDAADAACYAAKAAGRGVVRVGRAPGTPDSTPGQGQS